A region from the Metarhizium brunneum chromosome 7, complete sequence genome encodes:
- the MOT10 gene encoding Monocarboxylate transporter 10: MSEREPESRELSFVSRERGPAHDRDHDRDHDDMLQNGRSLPPTDRGRGAYVSLACCTVAQVPIWGYSVSYGIFQEYYSSSKSGMAGSPGSFATIGTSQMGIMYLMMPVAFLLLHRHPRLRRWCGPLGLLVTVASLVSSAFVDSVGGLVATQGVLYAVGCGLLFSPISMYMDEWFVQRKGMAYGVMWSGKAAVGVAMPFVFSALLDRFGLRATLLSWTVASVVLTCPLLFFLKPRVPLPPSTQARPLSFGFLRRAPFWMMQLGIAIQALGYIMPSTYMATYASNIGLSSVSGPVLVALFSFASIPGAVVHGVLGDRMSATAVILISSFGSAVPVFLLWGLSRHFANMIVFVLVYGFFAGGFSSTWSSMMREIKRDDSSSDTAVIFGMLLGGRGVGFVLGGPVSGALTTARGALSEESLGYATIYGPMILCTGITAILGAWGSYWKLLNKATSQGLSECLPIRHP, encoded by the exons ATGAGTGAACGCGAGCCCGAATCGAGAGAGCTCAGCTTCGTCAGCCGCGAGCGTGGCCCGGCCCACGACCGCGACCACGACCGCGACCACGACGACATGCTGCAAAACGGCCGCTCGTTGCCGCCCACCGACCGCGGGCGAGGCGCCTACGTGAGCCTCGCGTGCTGCACCGTGGCCCAGGTTCCGATATGGG GGTATTCCGTGTCGTACGGCATTTTCCAGGAGTACTACAGCAGCTCCAAGAGCGGCATGGCCGGCTCGCCCGGGTCGTTTGCCACGATTGGCACGTCGCAAATGGGCATCATGTACCTGATGATGCCGGTGgccttcctcctccttcaccGGCACCCCCGTCTGCGCCGATGGTGCGGCCCGCTGGGCCTGCTCGTCACCGTCGCGTCGCTGGTGTCGTCGGCGTTTGTCGACTCGGTGGGCGGGCTCGTTGCCACGCAGGGCGTGCTCTACGCCGTTGGGTGCGGGCTGCTCTTCAGCCCCATCTCCATGTACATGGACGAGTGGTTTGTGCAGCGCAAGGGCATGGCGTACGGCGTCATGTGGAGCGGCAAGGCGGCCGTCGGTGTCGCCATGCCCTTTGTCTTCAGCGCGCTGCTGGACCGCTTCGGCCTGAGGGCGACGCTGCTCTCGTGGACGGTGGCGTCGGTGGTCTTGACGTGCCCGCTGCTGTTCTTCCTGAAGCCGCGtgtgccgctgccgccctcgacccAGGCCCGCCCTCTGTCCTTTGGGTTCCTGCGCCGTGCGCCCTTCTGGATGATGCAGCTCGGCATCGCTATCCAGGCTCTTGGCTACATCATGCCGAGCACCTACATGGCCACCTACGCCTCCAACATTGGACTGTCGTCGGTCAGCGGGCCGGTTCTCGTCGCCTTGTTCTCGTTTGCGTCCATCCCCGGCGCCGTGGTCCACGGCGTTCTCGGCGACAGAatgtcggccacggcggtcATTCTCATCTCGTCGTTTGGGAGTGCCGTGCCCGTCTTTCTGCTCTGGGGGCTCAGTCGTCACTTCGCCAACATGATTGTCTTTGTTTTAGTCTATGGCTTCTTTGCGGGGGGCTTCAGCAGCACGTGGTCTTCCATGATGAGGGAGATCAAGCGGGACGACTCGTCTTCGGATACGGCCGTCATTTTCGGCATGCTTCTTGGCGGAAGAGGTGTCGGTTTCGTGCTCGGGGGGCCTGTCAGTGGTGCCTTGACGACAGCACGAGGTGCCTTGTCCGAGGAATCCTTGGGCTATGCCACCATATACGGGCCTATGATCTTGTGCACGGGAATCACGGCGATTCTGGGTGCTTGGGGCTCGTACTGGAAATTGCTTAACAAGGCCACCTCCCAGGGCCTCTCAGAATGTCTGCCTATTCGACATCCCTGA
- the SRM1 gene encoding Guanine nucleotide exchange factor SRM1 has protein sequence MASKKLTSTSRKENPTKATVIKKEPAKPAKRATVAKKNTSEPVVNGKTHNEPDPKPTKRKRVAEEDEDDVARRRKTIKNEAPKERKHVKPVAKKPVKKEKPIIEEPAALNKAPTELIAVFSFGSGECGELGLGPKRTAALVPKFNPALDPNEASKYHIVQLACGGMHTIALTADNKILTWGVNDEGALGRDTAWEGGLKDMDAESDSGDEDGELNPHECTPTEVPSKNFPKGTVFTQVAAGDSCSFVLTQTGSVYGWGSFRDNKGDRRFTKTQNDKVVEIQNDPILIPELENVIQITCGANHALALDKSGQVWGWGSYEQNQLGRQPFGRYQQETLLPRQVRVCTRPIKYIASGEYHSFAVDRKDNVWAWGLNSFGEAGYAKEAGGDEAILPYPMKIRDLCGKGVVSMAGGTHHSGAVTEDGKVYMWGRLDGGQLGIDFSQSQLDDEHLVRRDEYNKPRICLRPTVVPELGNVVDVACGTDHTIFINNEGVGYATGFGSVGQLGLGNEDDSNTAQRIRGKDIKGRKLVGAAAGGQFSVVTSTSAVPKTE, from the exons ATGGCGTCAAAAAAGCTTACCAGCACTTCTCGAAAGGAAAATCCTACTAAGGCTACCGTCATAAAAAAAGAACCAGCTAAGCCCGCCAAACGGGCGACTGTCGCAAAGAAAAACACTAGCGAACCAG tgGTTAATGGAAAGACACACAATGAACCAGATCCCAAGCCGACTAAGCGAAAGCGCGTCgcagaggaagatgaagacgatgttGCGCGCCGCAGAAAAACTATAAAGAATGAAGCTCCCAAAGAACGAAAACATGTCAAGCCTgtggccaagaagcccgtcaagaaggagaagcccATCATTGAAGAGCCGGCCGCTCTCAACAAAGCACCTACTGAGCTTATTGCTGTCTTTTCGTTCGGCAGCGGCGAATGTGGCGAGCTTGGTCTCGGTCCCAAGCGCACAGCTGCACTCGTTCCCAAGTTCAACCCAGCCCTGGACCCCAATGAGGCTTCCAAATATCACATTGTTCAGCTTGCTTGCGGCGGCATGCACACCATTGCTCTCACCGCTGATAACAAGATCCTGACTTGGGGCGTCAACGATGAGGGGGCTCTGGGAAGAGACACTGCTTGGGAGGGTGGCctcaaggacatggacgcCGAATCCGACAGCGGCGACGAAGACGGCGAATTGAATCCACACGAGTGTACCCCAACCGAGGTTCCTTCCAAGAATTTCCCTAAGGGCACAGTCTTCACCCAGGTTGCCGCCGGTGATAGCTGCAGCTTCGTGCTGACCCAGACTGGAAGCGTCTACGGATGGGGATCATTCCGA GATAACAAAGGAGACAGACGATTCACAAAGACCCAGAACGACAAGGTTGTCGAGATTCAGAACGACCCCATTCTGATTCCAGAGCTTGAAAATGTCATACAAATTACTTGCGGTGCCAATCATGCGCTGGCCCTCGACAAGTCGGGCCAGGTTTGGGGATGGGGATCATACGAGCAGAACCAGCTTGGCCGACAGCCGTTTGGTCGATACCAGCAGGAGACTCTGCTGCCTCGCCAGGTTCGAGTGTGCACCCGCCCCATTAAGTACATTGCCTCTGGCGAGTACCACTCCTTTGCTGTCGATCGCAAGGACAACGTTTGGGCATGGGGTCTGAACAGTTTCGGCGAGGCCGGGTACGCCAAGGAAGCTGGTGGCGACGAAGCCATCCTGCCGTACCCCATGAAGATTCGCGACCTCTGCGGCAAGGGCGTTGTATCCATGGCCGGCGGCACCCACCACTCTGGAGCTGTCACCGAGGACGGCAAGGTCTACATGTGGGGGCGTcttgatggcggccagcTGGGCATTGACTTCTCACAAAGCcagctcgacgacgagcacctCGTCCGCCGCGACGAGTACAACAAGCCCCGCATTTGCCTGCGGCCTACTGTTGTCCCCGAGTTGGGCAatgtcgtcgacgtcgcctGCGGGACCGACCACACCATTTTCATCAACAACGAGGGCGTAGGCTATGCCACCGGGTTTGGATCcgtcggccagctcggcctAGGCAACGAGGATGACTCAAATACCGCCCAGCGCATTCGGGGCAAGGACATCAAGGGCAGAAAGCTCGTGGGTGCTGCTGCGGGCGGCCAGTTCTCCGTGGTCACCAGCACGTCTGCCGTGCCCAAGACGGAGTGA
- the LYS gene encoding N,O-diacetylmuramidase — MKSVAFFAVLASMANLATATVAGFDISHYQPNVDFKKAYADGARFVIIKATEGTTYIDPSFSSHYTGATQAGLIRGGYHFAHPGSGSGAAQATYFLAHGGGWSRDGITLPGMVDLEYNPSGSTCYGLSASAMVSWISDFVETYRSKTGVYPLIYTSTSWWNQCTGSSTAFGSKCPLVVARYATSVGTLPAGWSYQTIWQNSDKAPWGGDNDIFNGNLDQLKRIANAS; from the exons atgaAGTCAGTTGCGTTCTTCGCGGTCCTCgcctccatggccaaccttgccacggccacggtTGCCGGCTTCGACATTTCCCACTACCAGCCCAACGTGGACTTTAAGAAGGCGTACGCCGACGGCGCCCGGTTCGTCATTATCAAG GCCACCGAGGGCACAACGTACATCGACCCGTCCTTCAGCTCGCACTACACGGGCGCAACGCAGGCCGGCCTCATCCGCGGCGGCTACCACTTCGCGCACCCGGGATCGGGGTCGGGCGCCGCGCAGGCAACCTACTTCCTCGCCCATGGCGGTGGTTGGTCCCGGGACGGCATCACGCTGCCCGGCATGGTCGACCTCGAGTATAACCCAAGCGGGAGCACCTGCTACGGGCTCTCGGCCAGCGCCATGGTCAGCTGGATCTCCGACTTTGTCGAGACGTACCGCTCCAAGACGGGCGTCTACCCGCTCATCTACACGTCGACGAGTTGGTGGAACCAGTGCACCGGCAGCAGCACCGCCTTTGGCAGCAAGTGCCCTCTTGTGGTGGCTCGTTATGCTACCTCTGTCGGCACCTTGCCTGCCGGCTGGAGCTACCAGACCATCTGGCAGAATAGCGACAAGGCGCCTTGGGGCGGCGACAATGACATCTTCAACGGCAACCTCGACCAGCTGAAGCGCATTGCGAATGCTTCCTAG
- the BSC6_3 gene encoding Bypass of stop codon protein 6 gives MSATTTISAIELEQMPMPIEPAPAKQDIKQPNVRPDAASGSSCLVGDNGGSEPCPHPAVPATERWNESRTHVYRMAACFFSFLVMGANDSAYGPLLPYLEKYYNLTYIVVSLVFLSPFVGYVCSAILNNYLHHRVGQRGIAVICGACHAAAYTIIALHPPYIVLVFAFILAGFGNGVADAAWNAWVGNLANSSEVLGLLHACYGVGGAVSPTIATTLITKANLGWYSFYYIMIGMAGVEMVVLASAFWSSSGAEYRRIHSSESNRMGLSEALFCTPSARVTWVTAAFLLCYVGVEVALGGWIVIFMIRVRHGEAFASGMSAVGFWLGITAGRAVLGFVTPRVGVKLSTALYIVAAGALELIFWLVPQFYVSVVAVAFQGFFLGPMFPNAVLVAQKLLPRQHHVVVIGFAAAFGGCGAAVLPFLTGILAQAKGPMVLQPIVLALLAVMLGIWLFFPRVETKRE, from the exons ATGTCCGCAACGACGACTATTTCAGCCATCGAGCTGGAACAAATGCCGATGCCCATTGAGCCGGCTCCCGCAAAACAAGACATAAAGCAGCCCAATGTCCGCCCCGACGCAGCCTCCGGCTCGTCATGTCTCGTAGGTGACAACGGGGGCAGCGAGCCGTGTCCGCACCCGGCTGTCCCTGCGACGGAGCGCTGGAACGAGTCGCGGACGCATGTATACCGCATGGCGGCGtgtttcttttcctttctggTCATGGGGGCCAACGACTCGGCCTACGGC CCTCTTCTTCCCTAT CTCGAGAAATACTACAACCTCACGTATATTGTGGTGTCGCTCGTCTTCCTGTCCCCCTTTGTGGGCTACGTCTGCTCGGCCATCCTCAACAACTACCTCCACCACAGGGTCGGGCAGCGCGGTATCGCCGTCATCTGCGGCGCCTGCCACGCGGCCGCGTACACCATCATCGCGCTGCACCCGCCGTACATTGTGCTCGTGTTCGCCTTCATCCTCGCCGGGTTCGGCAACGGCGTGGCGGACGCTGCGTGGAACGCGTGGGTTGGCAATCTCGCCAACTCGAGCGAGGTGCTGGGCCTGCTGCACGCCTGCtacggcgtcggcggcgccgtgAGCCCGACAATCGCCACGACGCTCATTACCAAGGCGAATCTGGGGTGGTACTCATTCTACTACATCATG ATTGGCATGGCTGGCGTGGAGATGGTTGTTCTAGCCTCTGCTTTTTGGTCATCCTCGGGAGCAGAGTACCGCCGCATTCATAGCAGTGAGTCGAACAGGATGGGCCTCAGTGAGGCGCTTTTTTGCACGCCATCTGCGCGTGTGACGTGGGTGACTGCGGCTTTCCTATTGTGCTATGTGGGTGTTGAAGTCGCTCTTGGTGGATGGATCGTCATCTTTATGATCCGCGTTCGCCACGGCGAGGCTTTTGCCAGCGGCATGTCTGCTGTTGGTTTCTGGCTGGGAATCACTGCTGGCCGCGCCGTTCTTGGCTTCGTCACGCCCCGGGTTGGCGTCAAGCTATCTACTGCT CTCTACATTGTTGCCGCGGGCGCTCTCGAACTCATCTTTTGGCTCGTACCGCAATTCTACGTATCTGTAGTGGCAGTCGCTTTCCAAGGCTTCTTCCTGGGCCCAATGTTCCCCAACGCAGTTCTCGTGGCTCAAAAGCTGCTACCACGCCAGCATCATGTCGTGGTCATCGGGTTTGCCGCCGCTTTTGGAGGCTGCGGTGCGGCCGTGTTGCCGTTTCTGACGGGTATTCTTGCGCAGGCAAAGGGTCCCATGGTTCTGCAGCCGATTGTGCTGGCATTGCTGGCCGTCATGCTGGGGATCTGGCTCTTCTTTCCGCGTGTCGAGACGAAAAGGGAAtga
- the ustP_3 gene encoding Peptidase S41 family protein ustP, giving the protein MRCINILSVVIAGVARLTAADSSVMTPGSSATTSLGTTPTSTATCNPCAKISAHWAEHNRQNKTTLPTVKASLAHECLKSVPLGQHEAVQLIDAIEPYLEWQSDAAYKKDPPESYFYPGFDIFGNLAKVRSNVQAGKYSNEFDFQTDLYKQVWAPGHDGHFYFKPDLLHRAFRWYRNVSIVSISENGEALPTIKLQTDVLANPKTAQALTKINGINATKYIEDTANAASLFHDADASYNSMFWSKPTAAKGNVGDFFGAYSFLFYPGDTTNLTYANGTTIEVENKAVIDGNMTGVVDGPSMYKRFCSPLPLQPAAASANTNTTINTITNVTIPGYPTPVIISPDRTISGYYLSGPGLDNVAVIYLQSFPVSNFAEFQTAISDFLRKAKAAGKTRLIIDLQGNKGGAVLLAYDFFRQLFPSIEQDGISRWKLSKTFEHLPRVVSELIKDIDPATETNLELRSLYYTPWSYRHNLNISNHNFEKFEEKYSPHTYKNTNYSNLIRINVGDPLTTTKLLGIDISGYGTRTNLTQPFEAENIVLLHDGLCESSCSTVSTLLRHQGGVKSIAMGGRPNQGPMQGVGGVKGAEGLYFNQIYQYINSVSRFTTNSTVKSGLQRFKTLPMERSVAAGINAQDQILRDNINDGIPSQYITEKADCRLYWTAPMISDVTEIWKSAANSAFNGAKCAYGGISTSKAKRGNKAPPVHGLN; this is encoded by the exons ATGCGCTGCATCAACATTCTTTCTGTAGTCATTGCTGGCGTAGCCAGATTGACGGCTGCCGATTCCTCTGTCATGACTCCGGGATCTTCGGCCACTACCAGTCTCGGCACGACGCCAACCTCAACGGCTACTTGCAATCCCTGCGCCAAGATTAGTGCACATTGGGCAGAGCACAATAGGCAGAACAAGACGA CTCTTCCCACGGTCAAGGCGTCACTTGCCCACGAATGCCTTAAATCCGTACCGCTAGGTCAACACGAAGCTGTGCAGCTgattgatgccattgaaCCTTATCTTGAGTGGCAGAGTGACGCGGCTTATAAGAAGGACCCTCCTGAATCGTACTTTTATCCAGGCTTTGATATTTTTGGCAACCTAGCCAAGGTTCGGTCAAATGTACAAGCTGGAAAATATTCAAACGAGTTCGACTTTCAGACCGACCTTTATAAGCAGGTCTGGGCCccaggccatgatggccattTTTACTTTAAGCCCGACTTGTTGCATAGAGCCTTTCGTTGGTATCGTAATGTTTCGATTGTTTCTATTAGCGAGAATGGAGAGGCCTTGCCTACTATTAAGCTTCAGA CCGACGTTCTTGCCAACCCAAAAACTGCCCAGGCTCTTACCAAGATCAATGGTATTAATGCAACCAAGTATATCGAGGACACTGCCAATGCTGCCAGCCTTTTCCATGACGCCGACGCATCCTACAACTCCATGTTTTGGTCGAAACCAACTGCTGCTAAAGGCAACGTTGGTGACTTCTTCGGCGCCTACAGCTTTTTGTTCTACCCTGGTGATACTACAAATCTAACGTACGCCAACGGTACAACTATAGAGGTAGAAAATAAGGCCGTGATCGATGGGAATATGACAGGCGTCGTTGATGGACCTTCCATGTACAAAAGGTTTTGTTCCCCTCTTCCGCTTCAGCCTGCTGCAGCCTCCGCCAATACCAACACAACTATaaacaccatcaccaacgtTACTATTCCTGGCTATCCCACTCCTGTTATCATCTCCCCCGATCGCACTATCTCCGGCTACTATCTCAGCGGGCCGGGCCTTGATAATGTGGCCGTGATCTATTTACAGTCGTTCCCGGTGAGCAATTTCGCCGAGTTCCAGACTGCTATTAGCGACTTCTTAcgaaaggccaaggccgcagGCAAGACGAGGCTTATTATCGATTTGCAGGGTAATAAAGGCGGTGCTGTTTTACTTGCTTATGATTTCTTCCGACAACTATTCCCGTCTATTGAACAGGACGGTATCTCCCGCTGGAAGCTAAGCAAGACTTTTGAGCACTTGCCCCGGGTCGTGTCTGAGCTTATCAAGGATATTGATCCTGCGACGGAGACCAATTTGGAGTTGCGTTCGCTATACTATACCCCTTGGAGCTATCGACATAATCTAAACATCAGCAACCACAATTTTGAAAAGTTTGAGGAGAAATACTCTCCTCATACCTACAAAAATACCAATTACAGCAACCTTATACGAATAAACGTTGGCGATCCCTTGACTACTACTAAGCTCTTGGGCATTGACATTTCTGGCTACGGTACACGCACCAACCTAACTCAGCCATTCGAGGCCGAAAATATCGTTCTTCTCCATGACGGTCTCTGCGAATCGAGTTGCAGTACAGTCTCTACATTACTCCGCCACCAAGGCGGTGTTAAATCTATCGCCATGGGTGGACGTCCTAATCAGGGCCCCATGCAAGGCGTTGGCGGTGTCAAGGGAGCAGAAGGCCTTTATTTTAACCAGATCTATCAGTATATTAATTCTGTGTCCCGTTTTACCACCAACAGCACTGTCAAGTCTGGGCTACAACGGTTTAAAACTTTACCAATGGAGCGttctgttgctgctggtaTCAACGCCCAGGACCAGATTCTACGCGATAACATCAATGATGGTATCCCTTCTCAGTATATTACTGAGAAGGCTGACTGTCGCTTATACTGGACTGCACCTATGATTTCTGACGTCACCGAGATCTGGAAGTCGGCTGCTAACTCTGCTTTTAACGGGGCTAAATGTGCCTATGGCGGTATTTCTACGTCCAAGGCAAAGCGCGGAAACAAAGCTCCTCCCGTACACGGTCTCAACTAA